The following proteins come from a genomic window of Pseudomonas sp. Z8(2022):
- a CDS encoding LrgB family protein: MTQLTHHPLFAIALTLAAFLIAAWLYRRSGWLVLQPVLVSVTLIVSTLLLCGVDYATYRAGAEPVAWLLGPATVALAVPLQHNIKRIRQLFWPVLITLTAGGVLSVALTLAIGWALGADWSVVMSLAPKFVTMPIAMPVAEQIGGVASLAAVMVMLTGVIGTAMGPLLLRWAGVDHPAARGLSYGINAHAIGTAHALQEGEECGAFAALAMSLLGIGTALLLPLLLA; this comes from the coding sequence ATGACCCAGCTCACTCACCACCCACTGTTCGCCATCGCCCTGACGCTGGCCGCCTTTCTCATTGCCGCCTGGCTCTATCGCCGCAGCGGCTGGCTGGTGCTGCAGCCAGTGCTGGTTTCGGTCACGCTGATCGTCAGCACGCTGCTGCTGTGCGGGGTCGACTATGCCACCTACCGCGCCGGTGCCGAGCCCGTGGCCTGGCTGCTGGGGCCGGCCACCGTGGCCCTGGCGGTACCGCTGCAACACAACATCAAGCGCATCCGCCAGCTGTTCTGGCCGGTGCTGATCACCCTGACCGCCGGTGGCGTCCTGTCGGTGGCGCTGACCCTGGCCATCGGCTGGGCACTGGGTGCCGACTGGAGCGTGGTGATGAGCCTGGCGCCGAAATTCGTGACCATGCCGATTGCCATGCCGGTTGCCGAGCAGATTGGCGGCGTGGCGTCGCTAGCTGCGGTGATGGTGATGCTTACCGGCGTGATTGGCACGGCCATGGGGCCGCTGCTGCTGCGCTGGGCCGGGGTGGACCACCCGGCTGCCCGCGGCCTGAGCTACGGCATCAACGCTCACGCCATCGGCACTGCGCACGCTCTGCAGGAGGGCGAGGAGTGCGGCGCCTTCGCTGCCCTGGCGATGAGTCTGCTGGGCATCGGCACCGCCCTGCTGTTGCCGCTGCTGCTGGCCTGA
- a CDS encoding CidA/LrgA family protein, whose amino-acid sequence MMVRGLFWLVLLQLFGVALNHWLLPMLPASIIGLLLLSVWLMWRGAVPEPLQQAAGGLLPYLPLLLAVPASGIMTSSDLLLGELPVIVTALVLSLLVTVPFCGWLLQALIRRQERKG is encoded by the coding sequence ATGATGGTGCGTGGCCTGTTCTGGCTGGTATTGCTGCAGTTGTTCGGCGTGGCCCTCAACCATTGGCTGTTGCCGATGTTGCCGGCCTCGATCATCGGCCTGCTGCTGCTTTCGGTCTGGCTGATGTGGCGCGGCGCGGTGCCGGAGCCGCTGCAACAGGCTGCCGGCGGCCTGCTGCCATATCTGCCGCTGCTGCTGGCCGTACCGGCCTCGGGGATCATGACCAGCAGTGATCTGCTGCTCGGCGAGCTGCCGGTGATTGTCACGGCGCTGGTGCTGTCGTTGCTGGTGACCGTACCTTTCTGCGGCTGGCTGCTGCAGGCGCTGATCCGCCGTCAGGAGCGCAAGGGATGA
- the plsB gene encoding glycerol-3-phosphate 1-O-acyltransferase PlsB, whose translation MTRSPFRRMAFSALRRLLYLWVRSETINQSAFTLKLDRSKPVFYVLQQPSVSDLAVVDRECTKAGLPRPILPVAVGEHIEPAAFFYLTPEPDWFGRHDKRGISPTLDRVVTALSQQAVDDAQIVPVSVFWGQSPDHETSAWKLLFADSWAVTGRLRRLVSILILGRKTRVQFSTPIHLRELVEQDKGRERTLRMVHRILRVHFRNQKAAVIGPDVSHRRNLVKGLVHDPMVRQAIAEEAEREKISLEKAEAQALRYGNEIASDYTYTVIRFLELVLSWFWNKIYDGIKVHNVEGVRDIAQGHEVIYVPCHRSHIDYLLLSYLLFRNGLTPPHIAAGINLNMPVIGGLLRRGGAFFMRRTFKGNPLYTAVFNEYLHTLFSKGYPVEYFVEGGRSRTGRMLRPKTGMLAITLRSFLRSNRLPIVFVPVYIGYERVLEGRTYLGELRGASKKKESIFDLFKVLGALKQRFGQVSVNFGEPIKLAEFLDQQQPGWREQELGPQYRPEWLNATINRLGEHVARHLNEAASINPVNLVALALLSTSKLALDDRALTRVLDLYLALLRAVPYSPHTTLPEGDGTALIEHVKGMDLLAEQKDALGKIFYLDEQNAVLMTYYRNNVLHIFALPALLASFFQSSSRISREQILRYTGALYPYLQSELFIRWEQSELEGVIDQWLAAFVEQGLLKVEGDMYIRPAPSSRQFVLLTLLSRSVAQTLQRFYMAIALLLNAGQNRISAEELEDLCTTMAQRLSILHGLNAPEFFDKSLFRHFIQSLLDQGVLRQDEAGKLSHHPLLSELAEGAAKRVLPAEIRLSIRQVALDRNEDEPAAP comes from the coding sequence ATGACCCGCTCCCCTTTCCGCCGCATGGCCTTCAGCGCACTGCGCCGCCTGCTGTACCTCTGGGTACGCTCGGAAACCATCAATCAGTCCGCCTTCACCCTCAAGCTCGACCGCAGCAAGCCGGTGTTCTACGTATTGCAGCAGCCCTCGGTGAGCGACCTGGCGGTGGTCGACCGCGAATGCACCAAGGCCGGCCTGCCGCGCCCGATATTGCCGGTGGCTGTCGGGGAGCATATCGAGCCCGCCGCCTTCTTCTACCTGACGCCGGAGCCGGACTGGTTCGGCCGCCACGACAAGCGCGGCATCTCGCCGACCCTGGATCGCGTAGTCACCGCCCTCAGCCAGCAGGCCGTGGACGACGCGCAGATCGTGCCGGTAAGCGTGTTCTGGGGCCAGTCGCCGGACCACGAGACCAGCGCCTGGAAACTGCTGTTCGCCGACAGCTGGGCAGTCACCGGACGCCTGCGCCGGCTGGTCAGCATCCTGATTCTCGGACGCAAGACCCGCGTGCAGTTCTCCACGCCGATCCATCTGCGCGAGCTGGTCGAGCAGGACAAGGGCCGCGAGCGCACCCTGCGCATGGTGCACCGCATCCTGCGCGTGCACTTCCGCAACCAGAAGGCCGCGGTGATCGGCCCGGACGTCTCGCACCGGCGCAACCTGGTCAAGGGCCTGGTGCATGACCCGATGGTGCGCCAGGCGATTGCCGAGGAAGCCGAGCGCGAGAAGATCAGCCTGGAGAAGGCCGAAGCCCAGGCGCTGCGCTATGGCAACGAGATTGCCTCGGACTACACCTACACGGTGATCCGCTTCCTCGAGCTGGTGCTGAGCTGGTTCTGGAACAAGATCTACGACGGCATCAAGGTGCATAACGTCGAAGGCGTGCGCGATATCGCCCAGGGCCACGAAGTCATCTACGTGCCCTGCCATCGCAGCCATATCGACTACCTGCTGCTGTCCTACCTGCTGTTCCGCAACGGTTTGACGCCACCGCACATCGCCGCTGGCATCAATCTGAATATGCCGGTGATCGGCGGCCTGCTGCGCCGCGGCGGCGCCTTCTTCATGCGCCGCACCTTCAAGGGCAACCCGCTGTACACCGCGGTATTCAACGAATACCTGCACACCCTGTTCAGCAAGGGGTACCCGGTGGAGTACTTCGTCGAGGGCGGCCGCTCGCGCACCGGGCGCATGCTCAGGCCGAAGACCGGCATGCTGGCCATCACCCTGCGCAGCTTCCTGCGCAGCAATCGCCTGCCCATCGTCTTCGTGCCGGTGTACATCGGCTACGAACGCGTACTGGAGGGTCGCACCTACCTGGGCGAGCTGCGCGGCGCGAGCAAGAAGAAGGAGTCGATCTTCGACCTGTTCAAGGTGCTCGGCGCACTCAAGCAGCGCTTCGGCCAGGTCTCGGTGAACTTCGGCGAGCCGATCAAGCTGGCCGAGTTCCTCGACCAGCAGCAGCCCGGCTGGCGTGAGCAGGAGCTGGGCCCGCAGTACCGCCCGGAATGGCTCAACGCAACCATCAACCGCCTGGGCGAACATGTGGCGCGCCACCTCAACGAAGCGGCCTCGATCAACCCGGTCAACTTGGTTGCCCTGGCGCTGCTGTCCACCAGCAAGCTGGCCCTGGACGACCGCGCCCTGACGCGGGTGCTCGACCTCTATCTGGCCCTGCTGCGTGCGGTGCCCTACTCGCCGCACACCACTCTGCCGGAGGGTGACGGTACGGCGCTGATCGAGCACGTCAAGGGCATGGATCTGTTGGCCGAGCAAAAGGACGCGCTGGGCAAGATCTTCTATCTGGATGAGCAGAACGCCGTCCTGATGACCTACTACCGCAACAACGTGCTGCACATCTTTGCCCTGCCGGCGCTGCTGGCGAGCTTCTTCCAGAGCAGCTCGCGGATCAGCCGCGAGCAGATCCTGCGCTATACCGGCGCGCTGTATCCGTATCTGCAGTCCGAGCTGTTCATCCGCTGGGAGCAGAGCGAGCTGGAAGGCGTGATCGACCAGTGGCTGGCGGCGTTCGTCGAACAGGGCCTGCTCAAGGTCGAAGGCGACATGTACATCCGTCCGGCCCCCAGCTCTCGCCAGTTCGTACTGCTGACCCTGCTGTCGCGCTCGGTGGCGCAGACCCTGCAGCGTTTCTACATGGCCATCGCTCTGCTGCTCAACGCCGGGCAGAACAGGATCAGCGCCGAGGAGCTGGAAGACCTGTGCACCACCATGGCCCAGCGCCTGTCGATCCTGCATGGCCTGAACGCCCCGGAGTTCTTCGACAAGAGCCTGTTCCGCCACTTCATCCAGAGCCTGCTGGACCAGGGCGTGCTGCGTCAGGACGAAGCCGGCAAGCTCAGCCATCACCCGCTGCTCAGCGAACTGGCCGAAGGCGCCGCCAAGCGCGTACTGCCGGCGGAGATTCGCCTGTCCATCCGCCAGGTGGCACTGGACCGCAACGAGGACGAACCGGCAGCGCCGTGA
- a CDS encoding S1 family peptidase gives MIDSLMLSATRISTLAAGQVLTNASGFFFQRDGRLFLVTSRHVLLDEPSAHRPDALQIELHTDAENLASTADFTIALYQDEERLWRQGIDTAGEIDVAVIELDRSALPPGSVYQAFSERHLLQADEPVEIGSPLLVVGFPLGFQDNLHRMPVARQAGLASSFGLRFHGLGYFLTDGRTHRGISGAPVVKRASVDGELPWHLLGIHSTRLLGDRDEQQDEALGLNCTWYADILMTLSE, from the coding sequence ATGATCGACTCCCTGATGCTCAGCGCAACGCGCATCTCCACCCTGGCGGCCGGGCAGGTACTGACCAACGCCAGCGGTTTCTTCTTTCAGCGCGACGGCCGTCTGTTTCTGGTCACCAGCCGCCATGTGCTGCTCGACGAACCCAGCGCCCATCGACCTGACGCCCTGCAGATCGAGCTGCACACCGACGCGGAGAATCTGGCCAGCACGGCGGATTTCACCATCGCCCTCTACCAGGACGAGGAACGCCTGTGGCGTCAGGGCATCGATACAGCCGGCGAGATCGACGTGGCGGTGATCGAACTCGATCGTTCAGCGTTGCCACCAGGCAGCGTTTACCAGGCTTTCAGCGAACGGCATCTGCTGCAGGCCGACGAGCCTGTGGAAATCGGCTCGCCCCTGCTGGTGGTGGGCTTCCCGCTGGGCTTTCAGGACAACCTGCACCGCATGCCGGTGGCACGCCAGGCCGGGCTGGCTTCGTCCTTCGGCCTGCGCTTCCACGGGCTCGGCTATTTCCTCACCGATGGCCGCACCCATCGCGGCATCAGCGGCGCGCCGGTGGTCAAGCGCGCCAGCGTCGACGGCGAGCTACCCTGGCACCTGCTCGGCATCCACTCCACCCGCCTGCTCGGCGACCGCGACGAGCAGCAGGACGAGGCTCTGGGCCTGAACTGCACCTGGTATGCCGATATCCTGATGACGCTAAGCGAATGA